A portion of the Osmia lignaria lignaria isolate PbOS001 chromosome 15, iyOsmLign1, whole genome shotgun sequence genome contains these proteins:
- the LOC117612023 gene encoding uncharacterized protein LOC117612023 — MALNTVLMISTLLINATADNSVNYNDLIETTVTIVKSCTSSKQISALLLAGEYDDFLQKSLLDDVPVALISESDPNNFEFYTLTRYLFTEFRKFSTLQLLWKMNEFVVVARSQPLLRLLLQRIKDSIWSNFNGFYVLIDRKTGNYGCSNAYRFLWVAWEYELLSTIFLCIDPVEGLLIYTYNPYTNVIPREWQDAGSFKGRNGHPWLLLKKKYRNGPGMCKDLNFDKTSDLNGYEVRMNAISYPPYLHIDPQGRVNKQFAGENGEVIQMVFNKLNASLNVMVHNGSAYDLGGVGPHGNIVGMLADIESGKVDMGINARHLHVMWKLGTTYPHGQNGMCVITQRAGEVSELTKVISFMSVPVILGNLVVFIIAFWLLAKYKGVLHAALDIIRLMTVVSIHRLPQSISTRVFFVNVFVLILIMNSLLQSHLASLLSLPVFRPNIKTPEDLKRANSTIYGSKLQGPTIHDPVLKSRFHAVSYHECEQRVRNSRHAACLDDCSHQYARIKDNSQTFYNSRAIQQNLQVYVTKENWSLLNPMTKLIQKAVEGGIVLMWKNVSRFKLYRAWKKRIAREFRSYRTLTMKNVGFCFYTQVIGFILGTVTFLFEILIARYKPRLMKIHERIRDREEIKKLQKLLNNKKRGTSEIV, encoded by the exons ATGGCTTTGAACACTGTTTTAATGATTTCTACGTTGCTTATCAACGCAACTGCAGATAACAGCGTCAATTACAATGACTTGATTGAAACAACG GTGACAATCGTTAAATCTTGCACGAGTTCTAAACAAATCTCTGCTCTATTGTTAGCTGGAGAATACGatgattttcttcaaaaatcatTGCTAGATGATGTACCAGTGGCTCTGATTTCAGAATCAGATCCAAACAACTTTGAATTCTACACCTTGACTAGATACTTGTTCACGGAATTCCGGAAGTTCTCAACGCTGCAATTACTTTGGAAAATGAATGAATTCGTAGTGGTAGCACGATCCCAACCTCTGCTACGATTGCTCTTACAAAGGATAAAGGACTCTATTTGGTCTAACTTCAACGGATTCTACGTTCTAATCGATAGGAAGACGGGGAACTATGGTTGTTCGAACGCGTACAGATTCCTCTGGGTTGCCTGGGAATACGAGTTGTTATCTACGATATTCTTGTGCATCGATCCTGTCGAAGGACTTTTAATCTACACCTACAATCCTTACACGAACGTGATTCCAAGGGAGTGGCAGGATGCTGGATCGTTTAAAGGTCGCAATGGACATCCTTGGTTATtgctgaagaagaaatatcgaaatg GTCCAGGGATGTGTAAGGATCTAAATTTCGATAAGACGAGTGATTTGAACGGATACGAAGTCCGAATGAACGCGATTTCCTACCCGCCGTACCTTCACATAGACCCTCAGGGGCGAGTGAACAAACAATTTGCCGGTGAGAACGGCGAAGTTATACAGATGGTGTTCAATAAATTAAATGCTAGCCTAAACGTAATGGTGCACAATGGATCTGCATACGATCTCGGCGGTGTTGGACCTCATGGAAATATCGTGGGAATGTTGGCAGATATCGAATCGGGCAAGGTGGACATGGGAATAAATGCGAGGCACTTGCACGTCATGTGGAAACTTGG GACCACGTATCCTCATGGTCAGAATGGTATGTGTGTGATCACCCAACGAGCAGGCGAAGTATCAGAGTTAACTAAAGTCATATCGTTTATGTCGGTACCCGTAATACTTGGAAACCTGGTGGTTTTTATAATTGCATTTTGGCTGCTTGCTAAATACAAGGGAGTACTACATGCCGCGTTGGATATTATTCGTTTGATGACTGTGGTGTCCATCCATCGTCTTCCTCAAAGTATTAGTACCAGAGTTTTCTTCGTCAACGTGTTTGTACTGATACTGATAATGAATTCGTTGCTGCAAAGTCATCTAGCCTCTTTGCTCAGTCTGCCAGTTTTTAGACCTAACATCAAAACTCCGGAGGACCTCAAG AGAGCTAATTCCACGATATACGGTTCAAAGCTTCAAGGCCCGACCATACATGATCCGGTATTAAAATCCCGTTTTCACGCGGTTTCCTATCACGAATGCGAGCAACGAGTTCGGAATTCTAGACACGCGGCTTGTCTGGACGATTGTTCTCACCAATATGCGAGGATCAAGGACAACAGTCAGACATTCTATAATTCGCGAGCGATACAACAGAATTTACAAGTCTATGTTACGAAAGAAAACTGGTCGCTGCTCAATCCAATGACGAAATTGATACAGAAGGCAGTGGAAGGTGGGATCGTGTTAATGTGGAAGAATGTTAGTAGGTTCAAGTTATATCGGGCGTGGAAAAAGAGGATCGCTAGAGAATTCAGAAGTTATAGAACACTGACGATGAAGAATGTTGGGTTTTGCTTTTATACACAGGTGATAGGATTTATTCTTGGCACTGTTACTTTCCTTTTTGAGATTCTTATTGCACGATATAAACCTAGACTTATGAAAATACACGAAAGGATTAGAGAcagagaagaaataaagaaattacaaaaactattgaataataaaaaacgaGGAACATCGGAAATTGTATAA
- the LOC117600275 gene encoding arylsulfatase B isoform X1, with product MSKVEVAVLWLFLIVPFLAHVAAVARPHIVFILADDLGWNDVGFHGSGQIPTPNIDALAYSGLLLDRYYVSPICTPSRSALMTGKYPIHTGMQHGVLKCAEPRGLPLHEKLLPEYLRELGYSTHIVGKWHLGFYIKEYTPMYRGFDSHVGFWSGHQDYFDHTAVESPYWGLDMRRGLDSAWDLHGQYSTDIFTTEAVKLIDNYNDSRPMFLYLAHAAVHSGNPYDPLPAPDQDVAKFSNIFDYNRRRFAGMLSKLDESVGQVVEALRKKGMLKNSIIVFSTDNGGPPAGFNLNAASNWPLRGTKNTLWEGGVRGAGLIWSPKLVSPGRVSRQLFHVSDWLPTLLTAAGGDPSNLTIDGMDLWHALSEDTESPRKSVLHNIDDIFGVSGITIDNWKFIQGSTYEGQWDGWYGPSGREWVYDIGGVIGSTAGRAVASVGFSLSAANVRRLRKQAMIKCPPRNDSLPLCLPLQAPCLFNVYEDPCEDNNLVNEFPSIVNFLRDELKKLNSTAILPGNLPWDKRANPELWDHTWTNFGDYLNVFANNVS from the exons ATGAGTAAAGTGGAAGTAGCGGTTTTGTGGCTCTTTCTGATAGTGCCTTTTCTCGCTCACGTGGCTGCGGTTGCACGACCGCACATTGTGTTCATTTTGGCCGATGATTTG gGTTGGAACGATGTTGGATTTCATGGTTCGGGTCAGATACCTACCCCGAACATCGATGCTCTCGCGTACTCTGGCCTCCTCCTTGATCGGTATTATGTATCCCCGATTTGCACACCGTCCAGAAGCGCTTTGATGACCGGCAAATACCCAATTCATACTGGAATGCAACATGGG GTTCTAAAATGTGCCGAGCCACGAGGGCTTCCTCTTCACGAGAAATTACTGCCAGAATATTTGCGCGAACTCGGCTACAGTACGCATATCGTTGGAAAATGGCACTTAGGATTCTATATCAAAGAGTACACACCGATGTACAGAGGATTCGACTCTCATGTCGGTTTCTGGAGCGGGCACCAGGACTATTTCGATCACACAGCAGTCGAAAGC CCTTATTGGGGTTTGGATATGAGACGAGGGCTCGATTCAGCCTGGGATCTTCATGGACAATATTCCACGGACATCTTCACGACAGAGGCTGTGAAATTGATCGATAATTATAACGATAGCCGACCTATGTTCCTCTATTTAGCACACGCTGCTGTGCATTCTGGAAACCCTTACGATCCTCTCCCGGCGCCTGACCAGGACGTCGCGAAATTCAGCAACATCTTCGATTATAATCGTAGAAGATTTGCTG GTATGTTGAGCAAATTGGACGAATCGGTTGGCCAGGTGGTAGAGGCACTTCGTAAAAAGGGGATGCTGAAGAACAGTATAATAGTGTTCTCCACGGACAATGGTGGACCACCGGCTGGTTTCAATCTGAATGCCGCCTCCAATTGGCCACTGAGGGGTACAAAAAATACTCTCTGGGAAG GTGGCGTCAGAGGAGCTGGTTTGATATGGTCACCTAAGCTGGTAAGTCCGGGAAGAGTTAGTAGACAATTGTTCCACGTGAGTGACTGGCTACCAACTCTGTTAACCGCTGCTGGTGGAGATCCTTCCAATTTAACCATCGATGGTATGGACCTGTGGCACGCTTTGAGCGAGGATACCGAATCGCCTCGCAAGTCTGTTCTCCACAATATCGACGACATTTTTGGTGTGTCTGGGATCACGATCGACAATTGGAAGTTTATTCAGG GGTCCACTTACGAAGGTCAATGGGACGGATGGTACGGACCATCGGGGAGAGAATGGGTCTACGACATAGGTGGTGTGATCGGTAGCACAGCTGGTCGAGCAGTTGCAAGTGTGGGCTTTAGTTTGTCGGCAGCAAACGTGAGGAGACTTCGAAAACAAGCGATGATCAAATGTCCGCCGAGAAATGATAGTCTACCATTATGTTTGCCGCTGCAGGCGCCCTGTCTCTTCAACGTTTACGAGGATCCTTGCGAGGACAACAATCTGGTGAACGA GTTTCCCTCCATCGTGAACTTCTTACGTGACGAGCTGAAGAAGCTGAACTCTACCGCGATACTACCTGGAAATCTTCCTTGGGACAAGAGGGCCAATCCTGAGTTGTGGGACCATACTTGGACCAATTTTGGTGACTACTTGAACGTATTCGCGAATAACGTGAGTTGA
- the LOC117600275 gene encoding arylsulfatase J isoform X2 yields MTGKYPIHTGMQHGVLKCAEPRGLPLHEKLLPEYLRELGYSTHIVGKWHLGFYIKEYTPMYRGFDSHVGFWSGHQDYFDHTAVESPYWGLDMRRGLDSAWDLHGQYSTDIFTTEAVKLIDNYNDSRPMFLYLAHAAVHSGNPYDPLPAPDQDVAKFSNIFDYNRRRFAGMLSKLDESVGQVVEALRKKGMLKNSIIVFSTDNGGPPAGFNLNAASNWPLRGTKNTLWEGGVRGAGLIWSPKLVSPGRVSRQLFHVSDWLPTLLTAAGGDPSNLTIDGMDLWHALSEDTESPRKSVLHNIDDIFGVSGITIDNWKFIQGSTYEGQWDGWYGPSGREWVYDIGGVIGSTAGRAVASVGFSLSAANVRRLRKQAMIKCPPRNDSLPLCLPLQAPCLFNVYEDPCEDNNLVNEFPSIVNFLRDELKKLNSTAILPGNLPWDKRANPELWDHTWTNFGDYLNVFANNVS; encoded by the exons ATGACCGGCAAATACCCAATTCATACTGGAATGCAACATGGG GTTCTAAAATGTGCCGAGCCACGAGGGCTTCCTCTTCACGAGAAATTACTGCCAGAATATTTGCGCGAACTCGGCTACAGTACGCATATCGTTGGAAAATGGCACTTAGGATTCTATATCAAAGAGTACACACCGATGTACAGAGGATTCGACTCTCATGTCGGTTTCTGGAGCGGGCACCAGGACTATTTCGATCACACAGCAGTCGAAAGC CCTTATTGGGGTTTGGATATGAGACGAGGGCTCGATTCAGCCTGGGATCTTCATGGACAATATTCCACGGACATCTTCACGACAGAGGCTGTGAAATTGATCGATAATTATAACGATAGCCGACCTATGTTCCTCTATTTAGCACACGCTGCTGTGCATTCTGGAAACCCTTACGATCCTCTCCCGGCGCCTGACCAGGACGTCGCGAAATTCAGCAACATCTTCGATTATAATCGTAGAAGATTTGCTG GTATGTTGAGCAAATTGGACGAATCGGTTGGCCAGGTGGTAGAGGCACTTCGTAAAAAGGGGATGCTGAAGAACAGTATAATAGTGTTCTCCACGGACAATGGTGGACCACCGGCTGGTTTCAATCTGAATGCCGCCTCCAATTGGCCACTGAGGGGTACAAAAAATACTCTCTGGGAAG GTGGCGTCAGAGGAGCTGGTTTGATATGGTCACCTAAGCTGGTAAGTCCGGGAAGAGTTAGTAGACAATTGTTCCACGTGAGTGACTGGCTACCAACTCTGTTAACCGCTGCTGGTGGAGATCCTTCCAATTTAACCATCGATGGTATGGACCTGTGGCACGCTTTGAGCGAGGATACCGAATCGCCTCGCAAGTCTGTTCTCCACAATATCGACGACATTTTTGGTGTGTCTGGGATCACGATCGACAATTGGAAGTTTATTCAGG GGTCCACTTACGAAGGTCAATGGGACGGATGGTACGGACCATCGGGGAGAGAATGGGTCTACGACATAGGTGGTGTGATCGGTAGCACAGCTGGTCGAGCAGTTGCAAGTGTGGGCTTTAGTTTGTCGGCAGCAAACGTGAGGAGACTTCGAAAACAAGCGATGATCAAATGTCCGCCGAGAAATGATAGTCTACCATTATGTTTGCCGCTGCAGGCGCCCTGTCTCTTCAACGTTTACGAGGATCCTTGCGAGGACAACAATCTGGTGAACGA GTTTCCCTCCATCGTGAACTTCTTACGTGACGAGCTGAAGAAGCTGAACTCTACCGCGATACTACCTGGAAATCTTCCTTGGGACAAGAGGGCCAATCCTGAGTTGTGGGACCATACTTGGACCAATTTTGGTGACTACTTGAACGTATTCGCGAATAACGTGAGTTGA
- the LOC117600273 gene encoding uncharacterized protein LOC117600273 isoform X1, with protein MANLAGGSSSGLTRPPTMLEQLLEEINFQRTKELRQMLKDDSGFVVLQGTTYWTDLFVRHFLFQAEHTIDGDDLLFFVRKKHVKTSSRYLPKFETEVDVFRKDSKKLPIGDPDIDWEETVYLNLVVHQFDYTLTLAICTRTSPKELQVLRRHSQKVYASPSRRRMDAKGDLEEITYPHICFMVDNFDEVFCDILVRDGEMVCVELVASDREGAIQGVIFLGSIRYDALKKVYDARSSLSTKMAQRMTFGLFSGAASQRIEFVRMKGPRGKGHAEMAVTKPKGSGAETPTSEPGYCATDSLWDADWDDAEELFMYRHQRRLSDPSSNLNNYVRGGWRTKPDTAATKARSENEGLDSMANGLNEIEAGDVRDAELQDSSWGGRGSPGNHRSPHARRRRSPHLPGRQQRPKQKQRNSWERVENENSPNRKEAYHETNGLQNHQHHNHIEVGSEILVPAAPCLTDDNVRQKLDAGAILVHGKEELPLRYEEQDNNRRRRPYSTGHINHDRINNLENDEEHHRLSDDEVVRVRRTDGGRRRLRSAGSDHEEYYTGRNRNRNDDEQLRDKNANARITRGNLTTHRQSATLPRRRRRRALSGSFAGNPLPPHRVTPDGTAIYYWCELPRRPGSQELDDGAYNPLWTMRGFTQTFHFWKETRRAQSVPLNAFLTYITLPWWSIAKDILDHREGPILTF; from the exons ATGGCTAATCTCGCGGGTGGCTCGTCCTCTGGTCTCACCAGACCACCGACCATGCTGGAACAGCTTCTCGAAGAAATCAACTTCCAGAGGACGAAGGAGCTAAGGCAGATGTTGAAGGATG ACTCGGGCTTCGTGGTTCTTCAAGGTACAACCTACTGGACGGACCTGTTCGTGCGGCACTTCCTCTTCCAAGCAGAGCACACGATCGACGGTGACGATCTTCTGTTCTTCGTTCGCAAGAAACACGTGAAAACATCGTCGAGATATTTGCCAAAATTCGAAACGGAAGTAGACGTGTTTCGTAAGGACAGCAAGAAACTGCCAATCGGCGATCCCGACATCGATTGGGAGGAAACCGTGTACCTGAACCTGGTCGTACATCAGTTCGACTATACGCTCACGTTGGCGATCTGCACAAGAACCAGCCCCAAGGAATTGCAA GTATTACGAAGACATTCGCAAAAAGTGTACGCTAGTCCGAGTCGTCGGCGTATGGACGCCAAGGGTGATCTCGAGGAGATCACTTACCCCCATATATGCTTTATGGTGGACAATTTCGACGAAGTTTTCTGTGATATTTTAGTCAGGGACGGGGAGATGGTGTGCGTGGAATTGGTCGCGTCGGATCGAGAGGGTGCAATCCAGGGTGTCATCTTTCTTGGGTCCATCAGATACGACGCGTTGAAGAAAGTATACGACGCGAGG TCCAGCCTGAGCACCAAAATGGCCCAACGCATGACCTTTGGCCTGTTTTCCGGCGCGGCCTCGCAGAGAATAGAGTTTGTTCGAATGAAGGGACCTCGTG GCAAAGGACACGCAGAGATGGCTGTGACGAAGCCGAAAGGTTCAGGTGCGGAGACGCCAACCTCAGAGCCTGGTTATTGCGCCACGGATTCTCTGTGGGACGCAGACTGGGACGATGCCGAGGAATTGTTCATGTATCGACATCAACGAAGGCTATCAGATCCCAGTTCGAATTTAAACAATTACGTTCGGGGTGGATGGAGAACGAAACCGGACACTGCGGCGACCAAAGCCAGGTCGGAGAACGAGGGTCTGGATTCGATGGCGAATGGATTGAACGAGATCGAGGCTGGAGACGTTCGTGACG CCGAGCTACAGGATAGCAGCTGGGGCGGCCGGGGCTCGCCAGGAAATCACAGGAGTCCTCACGCCAGACGACGAAGATCCCCGCATCTTCCTGGCAGGCAACAACGTCCGAAGCAAAAGCAACGTAACTCGTGGGAACGAGTCGAAAACGAGAACTCGCCGAATCGCAAGGAGGCCTATCACGAGACGAATG GCCTCCAGAATCATCAGCACCACAACCATATAGAGGTCGGTAGCGAGATATTGGTACCGGCGGCGCCATGCTTGACGGACGACAACGTGCGACAAAAGTTGGACGCCGGAGCGATTCTAGTCCACGGTAAGGAGGAGCTGCCTCTTAGATACGAGGAACAGGACAATAACCGGAGACGCAGGCCGTACAGCACCGGCCATATCAACCACGATCGTATCAACAACCTGGAGAACGACGAGGAACATCATCGACTCAGCGACGACGAAGTGGTCAGGGTACGTCGGACTGACGGTGGACGAAGAAGGCTACGGTCAGCAGGCTCCGACCACGAGGAATACTACACCGGGAGGAACAGGAACAGAAACGACGACGAGCAGTTGAGAGATAAAAACGCGAACGCCCGTATTACGCGTGGAAATCTGACGACCCACAGACAGAGTGCCACCCTGCCGAGGAGGAGGCGAAGACGCGCGTTATCCGGAAGCTTCGCGGGCAACCCACTTCCTCCTCATCGAGTCACACCAGACGGCACAGCTATCTACTATTGGTGCGAGCTCCCGCGCCGCCCCGGCTCACAGG AACTGGACGATGGAGCTTATAATCCATTGTGGACCATGAGAGGATTCACCCAGACATTCCATTTCTGGAAAGAGACCAGGCGAGCCCAATCCGTACCCCTGAACGCGTTTCTTACTTATATTACGTTACCCTGGTGGAGTATTGCCAAAG ATATTCTTGATCATCGAGAAGGACCCATTCTGACGTTTTAG
- the LOC117600273 gene encoding uncharacterized protein KIAA0930 homolog isoform X3 — protein sequence MANLAGGSSSGLTRPPTMLEQLLEEINFQRTKELRQMLKDDSGFVVLQGTTYWTDLFVRHFLFQAEHTIDGDDLLFFVRKKHVKTSSRYLPKFETEVDVFRKDSKKLPIGDPDIDWEETVYLNLVVHQFDYTLTLAICTRTSPKELQVLRRHSQKVYASPSRRRMDAKGDLEEITYPHICFMVDNFDEVFCDILVRDGEMVCVELVASDREGAIQGVIFLGSIRYDALKKVYDARSSLSTKMAQRMTFGLFSGAASQRIEFVRMKGPRGKGHAEMAVTKPKGSGAETPTSEPGYCATDSLWDADWDDAEELFMYRHQRRLSDPSSNLNNYVRGGWRTKPDTAATKARSENEGLDSMANGLNEIEAGDVRDELDDGAYNPLWTMRGFTQTFHFWKETRRAQSVPLNAFLTYITLPWWSIAKDILDHREGPILTF from the exons ATGGCTAATCTCGCGGGTGGCTCGTCCTCTGGTCTCACCAGACCACCGACCATGCTGGAACAGCTTCTCGAAGAAATCAACTTCCAGAGGACGAAGGAGCTAAGGCAGATGTTGAAGGATG ACTCGGGCTTCGTGGTTCTTCAAGGTACAACCTACTGGACGGACCTGTTCGTGCGGCACTTCCTCTTCCAAGCAGAGCACACGATCGACGGTGACGATCTTCTGTTCTTCGTTCGCAAGAAACACGTGAAAACATCGTCGAGATATTTGCCAAAATTCGAAACGGAAGTAGACGTGTTTCGTAAGGACAGCAAGAAACTGCCAATCGGCGATCCCGACATCGATTGGGAGGAAACCGTGTACCTGAACCTGGTCGTACATCAGTTCGACTATACGCTCACGTTGGCGATCTGCACAAGAACCAGCCCCAAGGAATTGCAA GTATTACGAAGACATTCGCAAAAAGTGTACGCTAGTCCGAGTCGTCGGCGTATGGACGCCAAGGGTGATCTCGAGGAGATCACTTACCCCCATATATGCTTTATGGTGGACAATTTCGACGAAGTTTTCTGTGATATTTTAGTCAGGGACGGGGAGATGGTGTGCGTGGAATTGGTCGCGTCGGATCGAGAGGGTGCAATCCAGGGTGTCATCTTTCTTGGGTCCATCAGATACGACGCGTTGAAGAAAGTATACGACGCGAGG TCCAGCCTGAGCACCAAAATGGCCCAACGCATGACCTTTGGCCTGTTTTCCGGCGCGGCCTCGCAGAGAATAGAGTTTGTTCGAATGAAGGGACCTCGTG GCAAAGGACACGCAGAGATGGCTGTGACGAAGCCGAAAGGTTCAGGTGCGGAGACGCCAACCTCAGAGCCTGGTTATTGCGCCACGGATTCTCTGTGGGACGCAGACTGGGACGATGCCGAGGAATTGTTCATGTATCGACATCAACGAAGGCTATCAGATCCCAGTTCGAATTTAAACAATTACGTTCGGGGTGGATGGAGAACGAAACCGGACACTGCGGCGACCAAAGCCAGGTCGGAGAACGAGGGTCTGGATTCGATGGCGAATGGATTGAACGAGATCGAGGCTGGAGACGTTCGTGACG AACTGGACGATGGAGCTTATAATCCATTGTGGACCATGAGAGGATTCACCCAGACATTCCATTTCTGGAAAGAGACCAGGCGAGCCCAATCCGTACCCCTGAACGCGTTTCTTACTTATATTACGTTACCCTGGTGGAGTATTGCCAAAG ATATTCTTGATCATCGAGAAGGACCCATTCTGACGTTTTAG
- the LOC117600273 gene encoding uncharacterized protein KIAA0930 homolog isoform X2: protein MANLAGGSSSGLTRPPTMLEQLLEEINFQRTKELRQMLKDDSGFVVLQGTTYWTDLFVRHFLFQAEHTIDGDDLLFFVRKKHVKTSSRYLPKFETEVDVFRKDSKKLPIGDPDIDWEETVYLNLVVHQFDYTLTLAICTRTSPKELQVLRRHSQKVYASPSRRRMDAKGDLEEITYPHICFMVDNFDEVFCDILVRDGEMVCVELVASDREGAIQGVIFLGSIRYDALKKVYDARSSLSTKMAQRMTFGLFSGAASQRIEFVRMKGPRGKGHAEMAVTKPKGSGAETPTSEPGYCATDSLWDADWDDAEELFMYRHQRRLSDPSSNLNNYVRGGWRTKPDTAATKARSENEGLDSMANGLNEIEAGDVRDAELQDSSWGGRGSPGNHRSPHARRRRSPHLPGRQQRPKQKQRNSWERVENENSPNRKEAYHETNETRARSTQPVVSW, encoded by the exons ATGGCTAATCTCGCGGGTGGCTCGTCCTCTGGTCTCACCAGACCACCGACCATGCTGGAACAGCTTCTCGAAGAAATCAACTTCCAGAGGACGAAGGAGCTAAGGCAGATGTTGAAGGATG ACTCGGGCTTCGTGGTTCTTCAAGGTACAACCTACTGGACGGACCTGTTCGTGCGGCACTTCCTCTTCCAAGCAGAGCACACGATCGACGGTGACGATCTTCTGTTCTTCGTTCGCAAGAAACACGTGAAAACATCGTCGAGATATTTGCCAAAATTCGAAACGGAAGTAGACGTGTTTCGTAAGGACAGCAAGAAACTGCCAATCGGCGATCCCGACATCGATTGGGAGGAAACCGTGTACCTGAACCTGGTCGTACATCAGTTCGACTATACGCTCACGTTGGCGATCTGCACAAGAACCAGCCCCAAGGAATTGCAA GTATTACGAAGACATTCGCAAAAAGTGTACGCTAGTCCGAGTCGTCGGCGTATGGACGCCAAGGGTGATCTCGAGGAGATCACTTACCCCCATATATGCTTTATGGTGGACAATTTCGACGAAGTTTTCTGTGATATTTTAGTCAGGGACGGGGAGATGGTGTGCGTGGAATTGGTCGCGTCGGATCGAGAGGGTGCAATCCAGGGTGTCATCTTTCTTGGGTCCATCAGATACGACGCGTTGAAGAAAGTATACGACGCGAGG TCCAGCCTGAGCACCAAAATGGCCCAACGCATGACCTTTGGCCTGTTTTCCGGCGCGGCCTCGCAGAGAATAGAGTTTGTTCGAATGAAGGGACCTCGTG GCAAAGGACACGCAGAGATGGCTGTGACGAAGCCGAAAGGTTCAGGTGCGGAGACGCCAACCTCAGAGCCTGGTTATTGCGCCACGGATTCTCTGTGGGACGCAGACTGGGACGATGCCGAGGAATTGTTCATGTATCGACATCAACGAAGGCTATCAGATCCCAGTTCGAATTTAAACAATTACGTTCGGGGTGGATGGAGAACGAAACCGGACACTGCGGCGACCAAAGCCAGGTCGGAGAACGAGGGTCTGGATTCGATGGCGAATGGATTGAACGAGATCGAGGCTGGAGACGTTCGTGACG CCGAGCTACAGGATAGCAGCTGGGGCGGCCGGGGCTCGCCAGGAAATCACAGGAGTCCTCACGCCAGACGACGAAGATCCCCGCATCTTCCTGGCAGGCAACAACGTCCGAAGCAAAAGCAACGTAACTCGTGGGAACGAGTCGAAAACGAGAACTCGCCGAATCGCAAGGAGGCCTATCACGAGACGAATG AAACACGCGCGCGATCAACCCAGCCGGTTGTTTCATGGTAG
- the LOC117600273 gene encoding uncharacterized protein KIAA0930 homolog isoform X4 has product MANLAGGSSSGLTRPPTMLEQLLEEINFQRTKELRQMLKDDSGFVVLQGTTYWTDLFVRHFLFQAEHTIDGDDLLFFVRKKHVKTSSRYLPKFETEVDVFRKDSKKLPIGDPDIDWEETVYLNLVVHQFDYTLTLAICTRTSPKELQVLRRHSQKVYASPSRRRMDAKGDLEEITYPHICFMVDNFDEVFCDILVRDGEMVCVELVASDREGAIQGVIFLGSIRYDALKKVYDARSSLSTKMAQRMTFGLFSGAASQRIEFVRMKGPRGKGHAEMAVTKPKGSGAETPTSEPGYCATDSLWDADWDDAEELFMYRHQRRLSDPSSNLNNYVRGGWRTKPDTAATKARSENEGLDSMANGLNEIEAGDVRDDRRPP; this is encoded by the exons ATGGCTAATCTCGCGGGTGGCTCGTCCTCTGGTCTCACCAGACCACCGACCATGCTGGAACAGCTTCTCGAAGAAATCAACTTCCAGAGGACGAAGGAGCTAAGGCAGATGTTGAAGGATG ACTCGGGCTTCGTGGTTCTTCAAGGTACAACCTACTGGACGGACCTGTTCGTGCGGCACTTCCTCTTCCAAGCAGAGCACACGATCGACGGTGACGATCTTCTGTTCTTCGTTCGCAAGAAACACGTGAAAACATCGTCGAGATATTTGCCAAAATTCGAAACGGAAGTAGACGTGTTTCGTAAGGACAGCAAGAAACTGCCAATCGGCGATCCCGACATCGATTGGGAGGAAACCGTGTACCTGAACCTGGTCGTACATCAGTTCGACTATACGCTCACGTTGGCGATCTGCACAAGAACCAGCCCCAAGGAATTGCAA GTATTACGAAGACATTCGCAAAAAGTGTACGCTAGTCCGAGTCGTCGGCGTATGGACGCCAAGGGTGATCTCGAGGAGATCACTTACCCCCATATATGCTTTATGGTGGACAATTTCGACGAAGTTTTCTGTGATATTTTAGTCAGGGACGGGGAGATGGTGTGCGTGGAATTGGTCGCGTCGGATCGAGAGGGTGCAATCCAGGGTGTCATCTTTCTTGGGTCCATCAGATACGACGCGTTGAAGAAAGTATACGACGCGAGG TCCAGCCTGAGCACCAAAATGGCCCAACGCATGACCTTTGGCCTGTTTTCCGGCGCGGCCTCGCAGAGAATAGAGTTTGTTCGAATGAAGGGACCTCGTG GCAAAGGACACGCAGAGATGGCTGTGACGAAGCCGAAAGGTTCAGGTGCGGAGACGCCAACCTCAGAGCCTGGTTATTGCGCCACGGATTCTCTGTGGGACGCAGACTGGGACGATGCCGAGGAATTGTTCATGTATCGACATCAACGAAGGCTATCAGATCCCAGTTCGAATTTAAACAATTACGTTCGGGGTGGATGGAGAACGAAACCGGACACTGCGGCGACCAAAGCCAGGTCGGAGAACGAGGGTCTGGATTCGATGGCGAATGGATTGAACGAGATCGAGGCTGGAGACGTTCGTGACG ATAGACGACCCCCTTAG